In the Aquarana catesbeiana isolate 2022-GZ unplaced genomic scaffold, ASM4218655v1 unanchor225, whole genome shotgun sequence genome, one interval contains:
- the LOC141121562 gene encoding uncharacterized protein — protein MEDGDITRDAGEKKMGSAMDEGFHSVDRPSNPSDSEQPRTVRDGARIQGEEKCSCPGCGESFVSELSFTVHQRSHIGEKLHSCSECGKCFLHKSELVIHCKSHKGKKQNSCSECGKCFTRKSHLVRHQRSHTGERPYLCPECGKCFLHKSILVVHQRIYTGEKPYSCLECGKCFAQKSDLFTHQRSHTGEKPYSCAECGKCFTWKKLLDRHQVSHTGEKLYSCPECGKCFSLKSNLVRHQRSHTGEKPYSCPECRKCFSLKSVLVRHQRLHTLEKPYFCPECSKCFLLKSDLAIHQRSHTVEKPYSCCECGKCFAWKSKLVLHQRSHTGEKPYSCSKCGKSFTQRSDLVKHQRSHRGVQGVVEHSWVPCS, from the coding sequence ATGGAAGATGGGGACATCACAAGAGATGCAGGAGAAAAGAAAATGGGCTCAGCTATGGATGAAGGAtttcacagtgtggatagaccatcAAATCCttctgactctgagcaacctcgtactgtgagggatggtgccagaATTCAGGGGGAGGAGAAATGTTCCTGTCCTGGATGCGGGGAAAGTTTTGTCTCTGAATTAAGTTTTactgtacatcagagatctcacattgGTGAGAAGCttcattcctgttctgagtgcgggaaatgtttccttcATAAATCAGAACTTGTCATACATTGCAAATCTCACAAAGGCAAGAAACAAAACTCCTgctctgaatgtgggaaatgttttacacggAAATCACATCTTGttagacatcaaagatctcacacaggggagaggcccTATCTCTgccctgaatgcgggaaatgttttttacataaaTCAATCCTTGTTGTACATCAGAGGAtttacacaggggagaagccgtattcctgcctcgagtgtgggaaatgttttgcacaGAAATCAGACCTTTTTactcatcagagatctcacacaggggagaagccgtattcctgtgctgaatgtgggaaatgttttacatgGAAAAAACTTCTTGATAGACATCAGgtatctcacacaggggagaagctgtattcctgtcctgagtgcgggaaatgtttttcactgaaatcaaatcttgttagacatcagagatctcacacaggtgagaagccgtattcctgccctgagtgcaggaaatgtttttcactgaagtcagttcttgttagacatcagagattgcacacattGGAGAAGCCATATTTTTGCCCTGAGTGCAGTAAATGTTTTCTACTCAAATCAGACCTTgctatacatcagagatctcacacagtggagaagccgtattcctgctgtGAGTGTGGcaaatgttttgcatggaaatcaaAACTTGttttacatcagagatctcacactggggagaaaccatattcctgCTCCAAGTGCGGAAAAAGTTTTACACAGAGATcagaccttgttaaacatcagagatctcacagagGGGTGCAGGGAGTGGTCGAACATTCCTGGGTTCCTTGCTCCTAA
- the LOC141121545 gene encoding uncharacterized protein yields the protein MTTSMRMEEDRSHMTEKILNLTLEIIYLLNGESVCPVKSGDHMTITVPSPHSLTPERHNMEKILEVTKKMMELLTGEVPIRCQDVTVYFSMEEWEYLEGHKDLYKDVMMDNQPPLTSPDRSSNENPPERCPRPLNCGDSTQEDHNYAQNDQNGDMKDSEVDVKEEIKEEDDDDGVMEESESLKRHEDLYQNTMVESSSYINPPERCSRPLYSWDSTQADHTYAQHDQGEDLMNMKVEGEVEETYVRDDQQYTEEAGMTRTFKEEDTPTEISTGYDIKKPSKDHLTLSLSCKIEDEDIPGDCTGEKTMSSAMNSGLHSVDGPSNPSDSEQSHTVRDGAGIQGEEKCSSPECGESFFSELSLTVHQRSHADEKLHSCSECGKCFLHKSELVKHCRSHTEKKLNSCSECGKCFAQKSKLVIHQRSHTGEKPYSCPECGKCFAHKTSLDGHQRLHSGGRHHSCSECGKSFLYKSELVIHCRSHTGKKLNSCPDCGKCFMQKSKLVRHQRSHTGEKPYSCPECGKCFTQKTSLDGHQRLHKGEKPFSCPECGKCFPQKSKLVRHQRSHTGGKPYSCSECGKCFLYKSELVIHHRSHTGEKPNSCPECGKCFKHKSRLVKHQRSHTGEKPYSCSECVKCFSQKAGLEGHLRLHTGEKPHSCPKCGKCFTWKSQFIIHQRSHTGEKPYSCPECGKCFSQKPHLIIHQRSHTGEKPHSCPECGKCFSQKSLLVIHQRFHTGEKRYSCPECGKCFLWRFSLSLHQKSHKSEKPYSCSECGKYFLLKSLLVRHQRSHTGEKPYPCPECGKCFSQKSYLILHQRSHTGEKPYSCPKCRKCFSWASSLFTHQKIHIGEKPYSCPECGKCFLQKCNLQIHQRLHMGKKPYSCPKCEKCFTQKSNLVLHQRSHSRV from the exons atgaccacatcaatgaggatggaggaggaccgaagtcacatgactgagaagatactaaacctcaccctggagatcatctacctgctgaatGGAGAG AGTGTTtgtcctgtgaagtctggagatcatatgaccatcacagtgccttcaCCTCACTCCCTGacacctgagagacacaacatggagaagattctagaagtcaccaagaagatgatggagctgctgacaggagag gttcctataaggtgtcaggatgtcactgtctatttctccatggaggagtgggagtatttagaaggacacaaggatctctacaaggacgtcatgatggacaatcagccgcccctcacatcaccgg ATAGATCCAGTAatgagaacccaccagagagatgtccccgtcctctgaaTTGtggggattccacacaggaagatcacaactATGCACAGAatgatcag aatgGAGACATGAAAGATTCTGAggttgatgttaaagaagagataaaagaggaggatgatgatgatggggtaaTGGAAGAGTCAGAGTCTCTAAAAAGACATGAAGATCTGTACCAgaacaccatggtggagtcatccagctacataaacccaccagagagatgttcccgtcctctgtattcctgggattccacacaggcaGATCACACCTACGCACAACATgatcag ggtgaagatctgatgaacatgaaagttgagggtgaagtagaagagacgtatgtgagggatgatcagcaatatacggaggaggctggaatgacaAGGACATTcaaagaggaggacactcctacagagatcagcacag gaTACGACATCaagaaaccctcaaaggatcaTCTGACTTTATCTCTAAGCTGCAaaatagaagatgaggacatccCAGGAGATTGTAcaggagaaaagacaatgagctcAGCTATGAATagtggacttcacagtgtggatggaCCATCaaatccctctgactctgagcaaTCTCATACTGTGAGAGATGGTGCCGGAATTCAAGGGGAGGAGAAATGTTCCTCTCCTGAATGTGGGGAAAGTTTTTTCTCTGAATTAAGTCTTactgtacatcagagatctcacgcgGATGAGAAGCttcattcctgttctgagtgcgggaaatgttttcttcATAAATCAGAACTTGTCAAACATTGCAGATCACACACAGAGAAGAAGCTAAATTCTTgctctgaatgtgggaaatgttttgcacaGAAATCAAAACTtgttatacatcagagatctcacacgggggagaagccgtattcctgtcccgagtgcgggaaatgttttgcacatAAAACAAGCCTTGATGGACATCAGAGATTGCACTCAGGTGGGAGGCatcattcctgttctgagtgcgggaaaagtttcctTTATAAATCAGAACTTGTCATACATTGCAGATCTCACACAGGCAAGAAGCTAAATTCCTGCCCTGACTGTgggaaatgttttatgcagaaatcaaaacttgttagacatcagagatctcacacgggggagaagccgtattcctgtcctgagtgcgggaaatgttttacacagaaaACAAGCCTTGAtggacatcagagattgcacaagggagagaagccattttcctgccctgaatgtgggaaatgttttccaCAGAAATCAAAACTtgttagacatcagagatctcacactggggggAAGCCctattcttgttctgagtgcgggaaatgtttcctttATAAGTCAGAACTTGTCATACATCACAGATCTCACACAGGCGAGAAGCCAAATTCCTgccctgaatgtgggaaatgttttaaacATAAATCAAggcttgttaaacatcagagatctcacactggggagaagccgtattcctgctccgAGTGTGTGAAATGTTTTTCCCAGAAAGCAGGCCTTGAAGGACATCTGAGATTGCATACAGGGGAGAAACCACATTCTTGCCctaaatgtgggaaatgttttacatgGAAATCACAGTTTattatacatcagagatctcatacaggggaaaagccgtattcctgccctgagtgtgggaaatgtttttcacagaaaccACATCTTAttatacatcaaagatctcacacaggggagaagccacattcctgccctgaatgtggaaaatgtttttcccaGAAATCACTACTTGTTATACATCAGAGATTTCATACAGGGGAGAAGCGATATtcttgccctgagtgcgggaaatgttttttatggcgGTTTTCACTTTCCTTGCATCAAAAGAGTCACAAaagtgagaagccgtattcttgttctgagtgtgggaaatattttttattgaaatcattacttgttagacatcaaagatctcacacaggggagaaaccgtaTCCTtgccctgagtgtggaaaatgtttttcacagaaatcatACCTTATTTTacaccagagatctcacacaggggagaagccatattcttgccctaagtgcaggaaatgtttttcatggGCTTCCTCTCTTTTTACGCATCAGAAGATTCACATAggcgagaagccgtattcttgtcctgaatgtggaaaatgttttttaCAAAAGTGCAATCTTCAGATACATCAGAGGCTTCACATGGggaagaagccatattcctgccctaaGTGTGAGAAATGTTTTACACAGAAATCAAACCTTGTtctacatcagagatctcacagtaGGGTGTAG